The proteins below come from a single Oscillatoria sp. FACHB-1407 genomic window:
- a CDS encoding glutathione S-transferase family protein, with amino-acid sequence MDKTLQQPDSTSIKLYYARPSLYARPIWLALLEKHLPFELVPVNLGGEQFEAEFLALNPFGHIPVLIDNGFRVIESQAILDYLEAKYPTRSLLPHDPESLANVRMVQFVTLNELLPGVVGLLIHNADTPDVQYAQFRIANTLNFLESMLSDAADHPFIAGEHLTLAEIVAGTLVPILPHLGISLTPYPKLHAWSERLLARPSWQAIQLSPEEWNSFTRHMKVIPKVWQRRRRQRIQQLQPV; translated from the coding sequence ATGGATAAGACGCTTCAACAGCCAGACTCTACATCAATCAAACTCTACTACGCTCGTCCTTCGCTCTATGCCCGTCCCATCTGGTTAGCCCTTCTAGAAAAGCACCTCCCCTTTGAACTGGTGCCTGTGAATTTGGGAGGGGAACAGTTTGAAGCTGAGTTTCTGGCTCTAAACCCATTTGGACACATTCCGGTCTTAATCGATAATGGGTTTCGGGTGATTGAGTCACAAGCGATTTTGGATTATCTAGAAGCAAAATATCCGACGCGATCGCTGTTACCCCACGATCCAGAAAGTCTCGCTAATGTACGCATGGTGCAATTTGTCACCTTGAATGAACTGTTGCCTGGGGTCGTTGGGTTGTTGATTCATAACGCCGATACCCCTGATGTTCAATACGCTCAATTTCGCATTGCCAATACACTCAACTTTCTGGAATCAATGTTGAGCGATGCAGCGGATCATCCCTTTATTGCCGGAGAGCATCTCACTCTGGCAGAAATCGTCGCCGGGACACTCGTCCCCATACTGCCCCACTTGGGAATCTCCCTCACTCCGTATCCAAAGCTACACGCCTGGTCTGAGCGGTTGTTGGCACGTCCATCCTGGCAAGCCATTCAACTCAGCCCAGAAGAATGGAACAGTTTTACTCGCCATATGAAGGTAATTCCCAAAGTTTGGCAACGTCGTCGCCGCCAACGGATTCAACAACTGCAACCTGTGTAA